The following is a genomic window from Deltaproteobacteria bacterium.
GCCATGTATTTTTGAGCCTTTTTCAGCCGGGCCAAAACGCGATTCTTACCTAAAATACTCATGATCTCGAACAGACCCGGGCTGGCCGACCGCCCGGTCAGGGCGAGCCGCACCGCCTGGGCGATCTTCCCGAGTTTGATATCGTGCCTCTTAACCAGGTCCTCGAAAAGAGACTCCAGGCCCTTTTCAGTAAAAGCATCAAGGGCTTTGACCCGCTCGATCAGATCGGCCATAACCGGGGTTAAATCGAGTTTCAAAAATTTCCTGGCCGCCTTGGATTCATACTCGATCTTATCGTCATCCACCAGATAGAATTTTGCCCCATCGGCCAGTTCGTCCAGGGTCTTGGCCCGAGGCTGCAACGTAACCACGGCCCGGGTTAAATAGTCCCTGTCCGGGCTGGACAGGCCTTTCTGCTGGAGAAAGGGCATGACCAATTCGGCCAGACGGACCGGGTCGGCCTCCTTGAGGTAATGGGCATTGAGCCAGTTAAGCTTTTCAATGTCAAATATCCCGGCTGACCGGCCGACGTTATCCAGGCTGAATTTTTCAATCAACTCCTCCCGGCTGAATATCTCCTGATCGCCAAAAGACCAGCCCAATCGCACCAGATAGTTCACCAGGGCTTCTGGCAGATAGCCGGTTTCTCTGTAGGCCAGTACAGAAGTGGCCCCGTGCCGCTTGGAGAGGCGCGCCCTGTCAACGCCCAGGATCAGAGGCACGTGCCCGAACTCAGGAGGCGAAGCCTCAAGGGCCTTATAAAGCAGAATCTGACGCGGGGTGTTGTTCACGTGGTCGTCACCGCGCAGCACGTGCGTGATGTCCATGGTCAGATCATCCACGACCACTGCAAAGTTATAAGTCGGCAGGCCGTCGCTTCTGAGGATGACCAGGTCGTCCAGTTCAGCATTGTCCATGACGATGTGACCTTTGATCAGATCGTTCCAGCCCGTGGTTCCGGTCAGGGGGCCTTTGAAGCGTACCACCGCCTCTGGTCCAGGTCCGAGGCCCTTATCTCGACACTTGCCATCATACTTGGGTTTCCCGCCCTGTTTGAGGACCTGTTCGCGGCGGGAGGTAAGCTCATCAGGCGTGCAGTGGCAGTAGTAGGCTCGCCCAAAATCGAGCAGCCTTTCAATATATTCCAGGTAGATTTCAATGCGCTGGCTTTGGAAATACGGCCCTTCGTCCCAGTCCAGCCCCAGCCAAGTCAATGACTCCAGCACGGCCGCAGTGGCTTCCTCGGTTGAACGCTGAACGTCAGTGTCCTCGATACGCAAGATAAAGGCGCCCTTGTTAGCCCTGGCCAGGAGCCAGTTAAACAGAGCGGTTCTTGCCCCGCCGATATGCAGGTAACCGGTGGGGCTGGGAGGGAAACGGGTTCGAATCTTATTCATGTGTCAAGCTGTCCTTGTTAATCTTTAAAGGGAAGTATTTACCAAAAAGTTCCATAAGGCACAAGGGACAATAAAAAAATGCCTTCATTACCTTATGACGCGCCCGATCATGTCTGACCGGGGGTCCAGGCCAAGGTAATCCAGGACGGTGGGGGCAACGTCGTAAATATTAAGCCCCCTTCGCTGCCCAGGCGACCGGTTCAAATCCCCCTCTTTGACGGTCATGATCAGGAGACCGTCCTGGGCATGATTGGCGTCATCAGGGCCAATGTCATTCTCAAAGGTATAAAGAGGCTGATCTTGGCCCACGAGACCTACTGACCGCCAGGCCAGATTTCCAAAATAAACGATAAGATCAGGAGGCACGTTCCTTACGGCGCGGTATATTTCCTCCGGCTTGAAAACCCGGGTTCCCATGGGTTTGTTCAGGTGATCCACCTGGTTTTCAAGCTGGTCCTTGATTTCGCTGCGAAGCTTTTCATAATCTTCAGGCCGGATCTGACCTTGAGGCTCCCGGCCGGCCACATTAAAAAAGAGGCGGCCGTAGTACCCGCCTTCACCCCAGACCCTTGTGCCTGACCAGTCAACCATATTTGGAGTCAGCCGCACCGCAGTCTTCGGTGTTTCTTTGAGCGTAAGATACCCTTCCCTGATCAGCCATTGGTTAATGGAGAAACCTCCGACCATGGTCCGGGCTCCGTGATCCGAGACGACCAGGAGCATGGTTCCTGCCGGGGCAAGCTCGACCAGCCGCCCGATTTTGGCGTCCAGCTCCCTGTAGTAGTCCCGGATTACAAACTCGTACCTGTTGCCCGGTTCATAAAGACGATGCATCTGATCGTGATAACGCCAGAAACCGTGCTGGATGCGATCCACGCCCATCTCAACCATCATAAAGAAATCCCAATCTTTCCTGAAGAGAAGATATTCCGCGGCCTTAAAACGAGCATCAGTCATCTTGCGGATCTGGGCCAGGAGCCGGTCCTTATCCTCGGTACGAAATTCATCCACATCAATCATGTAGTCACCACCGGCAGCTTCGTCCAGTTCAGTTTTGAACTCATCAGGATATGTGAATTGCACCTCCTTGTTCGGCGCCAGAAAGCTGGAGACCATAATCCCCTTTAGCGGCCGGGGGGGATAACTTTGAGGCACGCCCAGCAGGATGGCTGTAAGCCGATTGCGGGAAAGGAGCTGATAAAGCGTTGTCTCTTTAATGTGGCTCGAATTTGCCAGGTAAAGGGCGTCATAGGAATAATCCTTGCGGTTCCGAAAACCATACAGACCTAGCTGGCCCGGGTCCTTGCTGGTCAGCATGGAGGCCCAGGCCGGGACGGTAATAGGCGGAATGGTGCTCCTCAGCGGGCCATACAGACCCTGGTCCATCATGGCTGACAGGTTCGGGAGATCGGTCCGCCACTGATCGAATACGAGGCCCGGTTCAGCGCAATCCAGGCCCATAATAAGCACCTTCTTTTGCATCTCTGATGTTCTTTATACCATAAAACAGGGAAACTTTTTAAAGGTCCGTCAGGAACTTCTCATAAAAATGCTCCTTAAAATAGACCCGGGTTTTAAAATTCCTTCCGAATCATTATATCGCACCCAGGAAGAAATCGAAGCCTGGGATGGCAGGTATCTCATTTTTGCAAACAGCCTGAACGAGTATGGGCCAGTCATATCTGAATAAAAAAAATCTTCTAGCGCATGAATCGCCGCAAAAAAGATGCAGATTTCACCGCACTTGAAAAAGGTCTCCCCAATACCCTAACAGGATAAAAAAACTTGGTTATATCATTGAGGACAAGCTCGGAGATCACCTGGCAGGAAGCCAGAAACTGCAATTAATTATAAGGGGCTCAAAGATAAACTTGAGCTGCATCTGAAGCATGAGAAAGTTCAAAAGAAGATGGGAATCTCGACTGAAAAGCTCAAACAAGAAGCAGAAATCAAGCTATGTTTTACGAGCGGCCCGGAAGAGCTGACATCCTGTTCACTCACTATTTCAACTCAACTATCTTTTTATCTTGACCTTTTTGAAAAATTTGTTCTATGATACCTTAATAAGTTAATGTCCCAGCGATATTCATGAAGTGATTTCGCGACAAAGGTTGGTCTCTTTTAAGAGAGACAATCAGGGGCACGGGACCTTATCTGAAGGAGGATCATATCTTGACAAAAGGCACCGTGAAGTGGTTCAGCAACAAGAAAGGGTACGGGTTCATCGAACAAGACGATGGAGGGGACATCTTTGTTCACTATTCCTCTATCGAAACACCTGGGTTCAAAACTCTCGAAGGAGGAGACCGGGTGACCTTTGATGTGGAAGAAAGTGAGCGAGGCCCTGAAGCCAAGAACGTTAAGAAGGATTAATTAGCAGGAATATCGCTGTTTAAGACATCTCATTTCCCTATGATGGGATGTTCAATTTTTAGGAACAGATCCAAATTATTTGATTGTTTCTTAAGGGGAGCTTTTTTAAAAATTACCTCTTGAGATGTAATCGCGAACATTAGTATTTGGTTTCACCAAAACTAGTTACCTGCGATACACGTCTGGGATATCCATTTTAAAATTTAAAAAAAGAATGCTGAGCGGCTGGGAAATTTCCTGAGGATAACCATGTAAACCGACTGACTTCCAGGTGAACCAGTTCTTCGTAAAAAAAGAACACAGCCATGAAACCAAAAATTTTGCAGGGGTATTTCTGCTAAAATTAGAATTTATTTATAATAATAGCAAAATATTACGAAAAAAACCTCCCGCTCGGCACATACTCAGCCTCTTCGTGCAGATATCGAAACACAGCCCCCTTGTATTTTCAAAAAAAATGGATATATTTCCCCACAAGAATGAGAAATCGTTCACCAACCCAATAAAATGTCCAACCCGGACATACCCACCTGGAGTCCCTGACTGCGCCCTTATCCTAAGGCATTACGCCAGGGACTCCTTCCCTACCTCAACCTTGTGTTTCAATGAAAGACCCCATCCAAAGGCCTGACAGCATCTGTTGAGGAGGCTGGCGGCACGAAGCGGCATCCCTCCCCCAGGATCTGAAAGTAAAATTATATTTATCTTGGCAGTGCTTTCTGAATGGAGTAACTTGTATCAGGTTTTGGTTGCAGCGGCCTCGCGAGCTGAAAACAAAACTTAACCCTCAGCGGGATATTGTTCATTTCTTTTCCTTGACATTTCACACACTTTCACTTAGATTTTTTTATTAAGCTCATTGCTTGCAAACAAAGGAGCAGATATGAAAGACATCACTCAAGTGCGTAATATCGCACTTATTTCTCATGGCGGTTCAGGCAAAACCACACTGGCCGAAGCCTTTCTCTACTTTACCAAAACAACCAACCGCCTGGGCAGCGTGGATGAAGGCACAAGTATCCTTGACTTTGAACCTGAAGAAATCAAGCGCCGCGCCTCCTTAAGCTCTGCTTTTCATCACTTACCCTGGAAAAAAAACGTGATCTCCTTCGTGGACACACCAGGGGATGAGAATTTCATCAATGACACCATGACCTGTCTACAGGGGGTGGACGGCGCGGTGGTTCTGATTGACGCCGTGGATGGGATTAAAGTCGGCACTGAAAGAGTCTGGGAGTTTGCTGACAGCTCCGAATTACCTCGCCTGATCTTCATCAATAAAATGGACCGGGAGCGGGCCGATTTCTTCAAAATTGTTGATGAATTAAGCAAGTTATTTAAAATAAAATGTGTGCCTGTCCAGGTACCTATCGGCGCTGAACATGACTTTAAAGGTCTGGTTAACCTTTTGGATGCAAAGGCCTATATTTACGAAGCGAAAACAGGCAACTTTTCTCAGGGTGACATCCCGGACGACCTGGCCGAAATTGTACTGACCTGGCGGGAACAATTGATTGAAAATATAGCTGAAACCGATGACGACCTCTTAGAAAAATACCTGGATGCCGGTGAACTCAGCTCCGAAGAAATCAATCAGGGCCTGTTCAGTAGTGTCAAGTCCAGGAACCTGGTCCCGGTTTGCTGCGGGTCCGGTTCGACCTTCATCGGTCTGTCTCATTTATTGGACCTGATTAAAGACGTTCTGCCTTCACCTGTGGAAAGGGGTCCGATTCAAGGGCACTCCCCGAAAGACAATGGTGAAATCTCGCGAGAGCCCAAGGCCGACGAACCTTTTTCCGGCCTGGTCATTAAAACAATTACCGATCCTTACGCTGGACAATTATCCATCTTTCGTGTCTTTTCAGGGACCATCACGCCGGATTCAACCTTTTATAACGCCTCCAGTGAGACAGGGGAACGTTTTAGCCAGCTTTTGATGCTTGAGGGAAAATCCCAGAAACCAATAGAATCGGCCGGTCCAGGGGATATTGTCGCCGTGGCCAAGCTCAAGGCCACAAC
Proteins encoded in this region:
- the gltX gene encoding glutamate--tRNA ligase; its protein translation is MNKIRTRFPPSPTGYLHIGGARTALFNWLLARANKGAFILRIEDTDVQRSTEEATAAVLESLTWLGLDWDEGPYFQSQRIEIYLEYIERLLDFGRAYYCHCTPDELTSRREQVLKQGGKPKYDGKCRDKGLGPGPEAVVRFKGPLTGTTGWNDLIKGHIVMDNAELDDLVILRSDGLPTYNFAVVVDDLTMDITHVLRGDDHVNNTPRQILLYKALEASPPEFGHVPLILGVDRARLSKRHGATSVLAYRETGYLPEALVNYLVRLGWSFGDQEIFSREELIEKFSLDNVGRSAGIFDIEKLNWLNAHYLKEADPVRLAELVMPFLQQKGLSSPDRDYLTRAVVTLQPRAKTLDELADGAKFYLVDDDKIEYESKAARKFLKLDLTPVMADLIERVKALDAFTEKGLESLFEDLVKRHDIKLGKIAQAVRLALTGRSASPGLFEIMSILGKNRVLARLKKAQKYMAALPGA
- a CDS encoding alkaline phosphatase family protein; amino-acid sequence: MQKKVLIMGLDCAEPGLVFDQWRTDLPNLSAMMDQGLYGPLRSTIPPITVPAWASMLTSKDPGQLGLYGFRNRKDYSYDALYLANSSHIKETTLYQLLSRNRLTAILLGVPQSYPPRPLKGIMVSSFLAPNKEVQFTYPDEFKTELDEAAGGDYMIDVDEFRTEDKDRLLAQIRKMTDARFKAAEYLLFRKDWDFFMMVEMGVDRIQHGFWRYHDQMHRLYEPGNRYEFVIRDYYRELDAKIGRLVELAPAGTMLLVVSDHGARTMVGGFSINQWLIREGYLTLKETPKTAVRLTPNMVDWSGTRVWGEGGYYGRLFFNVAGREPQGQIRPEDYEKLRSEIKDQLENQVDHLNKPMGTRVFKPEEIYRAVRNVPPDLIVYFGNLAWRSVGLVGQDQPLYTFENDIGPDDANHAQDGLLIMTVKEGDLNRSPGQRRGLNIYDVAPTVLDYLGLDPRSDMIGRVIR
- a CDS encoding cold-shock protein, with product MTKGTVKWFSNKKGYGFIEQDDGGDIFVHYSSIETPGFKTLEGGDRVTFDVEESERGPEAKNVKKD
- the fusA gene encoding elongation factor G; its protein translation is MKDITQVRNIALISHGGSGKTTLAEAFLYFTKTTNRLGSVDEGTSILDFEPEEIKRRASLSSAFHHLPWKKNVISFVDTPGDENFINDTMTCLQGVDGAVVLIDAVDGIKVGTERVWEFADSSELPRLIFINKMDRERADFFKIVDELSKLFKIKCVPVQVPIGAEHDFKGLVNLLDAKAYIYEAKTGNFSQGDIPDDLAEIVLTWREQLIENIAETDDDLLEKYLDAGELSSEEINQGLFSSVKSRNLVPVCCGSGSTFIGLSHLLDLIKDVLPSPVERGPIQGHSPKDNGEISREPKADEPFSGLVIKTITDPYAGQLSIFRVFSGTITPDSTFYNASSETGERFSQLLMLEGKSQKPIESAGPGDIVAVAKLKATTTGNTLCDESAPVVYPTVEPLPAIVSYAVKPKTKGDEEKVFTSLSKIIEEDITLNLSRNEQTKEIILSGMGQIHIEVTLERIMRKFGVEVQLSTPKVPYKETIKRHTRVQGKYKKQTGGRGQYGDTWLEIEPLPRGAGFEFENRIVGGVIPRQFIPAVQKGIVEAMADGVISGHPIVDIKVKLVDGSYHSVDSSEIAFKIAGSIGFKKGFLECNPSILEPIMLLTVTVPDEYMGDVIGDLNSRRGKVQGMDTRSGRQYIRAHVPQAEIMDYAPILKSITGARGSFSIEFDHYQEVPPHIFEKIVGESSKGSGE